A section of the Thunnus albacares chromosome 6, fThuAlb1.1, whole genome shotgun sequence genome encodes:
- the ptgir gene encoding prostacyclin receptor, which translates to MISNALCNNVTCNDTLTVKGEGKPATSIIMFLAGVVGNLLALFILGVHQKEHRSRSSVFSILVTGLALTDLLGTCLLSPPVFICYARNMSLIGLGEARLCNLFGFAMSFFGLAPTLILCAMAVERCLAISHPYFYSVHIRRSFAKLTLLFIYFFSLAFCLLPYSGYGKFRQYSPGTWCFIDMDATGDENANLVLAFSLSYSSLMALLIFAVFVCNGSVIVSLCKMHRSQMMRRSSVGSTGRRRRLSLAWFGQGEEEMDHLVLLALITVIFVVCSLPLTIAGFINAIHPFSGDDQNLTAFRFYALNPIVDPWVFIICRKSVFRHLCTLLSCRFSKGAVKNTAHCALSLPLDSQIQSNPPDVTVPQTNTYSSLPQ; encoded by the exons ATGATTTCAAACGCATTATGTAACAATGTCACCTGCAATGACACCCTCACTGTGAAGGGAGAGGGCAAGCCAGCAACCAgcatcatcatgtttttggCTGGTGTGGTGGGAAACCTCCTGGCCCTCTTCATCCTTGGTGTTCACCAGAAGGAGCATCGCTCCAGGTCCTCCGTCTTCAGCATCCTGGTAACCGGCCTGGCCCTCACTGACCTGCTGGGCACCTGCCTCCTCAGTCCACCTGTGTTCATCTGCTATGCCCGCAACATGTCCCTGATAGGTCTGGGTGAAGCAAGACTGTGCAACCTCTTTGGCTTTGCCATGAGTTTCTTCGGCCTGGCGCCCACACTCATCCTGTGCGCCATGGCTGTGGAGCGTTGCCTGGCTATCAGCCACCCTTATTTTTACTCTGTACACATCCGCCGCAGCTTTGCCAAGCTCACCCTTCTCTTTATATACTTCTTTTCTTTGGCCTTCTGTCTCCTGCCATACAGCGGCTATGGCAAATTCAGACAGTACAGTCCTGGGACATGGTGCTTCATTGACATGGATGCGACAGGGGACGAGAATGCTAACTTGGTGCTGGCCTTCTCTCTGTCCTACTCCTCGCTCATGGCATTGCTGATCTTTGCAGTGTTTGTATGCAATGGTTCAGTGATTGTCAGCCTGTGCAAGATGCACCGGAGCCAGATGATGCGGCGCAGCTCAGTTGGGTCgacagggagaaggaggagattgAGCCTAGCCTGGTTCGGACAGGGGGAAGAGGAGATGGACCACCTGGTGCTGCTGGCACTCATCACTGTCATCTTTGTGGTCTGCTCCCTGCCGCTCACT attGCAGGTTTTATTAATGCCATTCACCCATTTAGTGGCGACGATCAAAACTTGACAGCCTTCCGCTTCTACGCCCTCAACCCCATCGTGGATCCTTGGGTCTTCATCATCTGCCGCAAGTCTGTGTTTCGCCACCTTTGCACTCTGCTGAGCTGCCGCTTCAGCAAAGGAGCTGTGAAGAATACAGCACACTGCGCTCTGTCTTTACCCCTTGACAGTCAGATACAGAGCAACCCCCCAGATGTGACAGTTCCACAGACCAACACGTACTCCAGTTTACCCCAGTGA
- the si:dkey-202g17.3 gene encoding 4F2 cell-surface antigen heavy chain isoform X2 codes for MAQPDKCSTPGPMPLNAGDTGYGSVTAPGLSSSVGDSESAPLLIPEPEVVQQWRPLSKQELEVAAGGPGWRRVRCYLVLMFWLAWLAMLATSIAIVVKSPRPVPTHLKWWQKSLFYQLQPDMFMEAQTEGSGSINALCEQLPYLRSLGVGALILEGLFDKEASPLNVTVTGESLGMLPQIEHLLRESNKAGLKVVLDFCELDLLGPQDVADKPSKPSETVQHAIRFWLEQGVAGFSICDTDAAYSEKTLLMWRSVFKEFSSEEEEERIVVVKQTGDVLPPLNNSSQINVTLVDLVMRSILPTSSHLLSAQEVADAIEKRLQTTGDIWPSWTVGGKASHDLKKLLLVLIMTLPGSPAVRYDEEMDQTQNVSLHFALSNGEQNSDPPESHADKEKMKRSAVALFTSLSHSRAREEALLYGNFTFLPFNTSSNSNSTLFSPTSPPILAFLRSWGCVHFLILLNVGPERHALEPTWAPSLPQAGVFVASTGMDRLGSTSLYTLELQPHEAIVIKLFEAGSYS; via the exons ATGGCACAACCCGATAAATGCAGCACG CCAGGCCCGATGCCTCTGAACGCCGGGGACACCGGGTACGGCAGCGTGACAGCACCCGGGCTGTCGAGCAGTGTGGGCGACTCAGAGTCAGCCCCGCTGCTCATCCCCGAGCCGGAGGTGGTGCAGCAGTGGCGGCCTCTGAGCAAGCAGGAGCTGGAGGTCGCGGCGGGGGGCCCGGGGTGGAGAAGAGTGCGGTGCTACCTGGTGCTGATGTTCTGGCTGGCTTGGTTGGCCATGCTCGCCACCTCCATCGCCATCGTAGTGAAGAGCCCCCGGCCGGTGCCAACACACCTGAAGTGGTGGCAAAAGTCGCTTTTCTACCAGCTGCAGCCCGACATGTTCATGGAGGCGCAGACAGAGGGGTCAGGGAGCATAAACG CGCTGTGTGAGCAGCTTCCCTACCTCAGGTCTTTAGGTGTAGGGGCTCTAATCCTGGAGGGCTTGTTTGATAAGGAGGCATCtcctttaaatgtcactgtaaCTGGTGAAAGCTTGGGGATGTTGCCTCAGATCGAGCATCTGCTAAGAGAGAGCAACAAAGCAG GTCTCAAAGTGGTGTTGGACTTCTGTGAACTGGATCTGTTGGGACCTCAAGATGTAGCAGACAAGCCATCAAAACCCTCAGAAACAGTACAG CATGCAATCCGGTTCTGGTTGGAGCAGGGTGTGGCAGGTTTTTCAATCTGTGACACAGATGCAGCATATTCAGAAAAG acTCTGCTAATGTGGAGAAGTGTTTTCAAGGAGTTCAgtagtgaggaggaggaggaaag GATTGTGGTAGTAAAACAGACGGGAGATGTTTTGCCTCCTCTTAACAACTCCAGCCAGATCAACGTTACGTTGGTGGATTTGGTCATGAGGTCAATACTGCCAACTTCATCTCACCTCCTGTCTGCACAGGAAGTGGCTGATGCGATAGAGAAACGTCTGCAAACAACAGGAGATATATGGCCTAGTTGGACA GTTGGAGGTAAAGCATCTCATGACTTGAAGAAATTACTCCTGGTGTTGATAATGACTCTGCCAGGGTCACCTGCAGTCCGATATGATGAAGAGATGGACCAAACACAG AATGTTTCTCTACATTTCGCCTTGTCAAATGGAGAGCAGAACAGCGATCCACCAGAATCTCATGCA GACAAGGAGAAGATGAAGCGTTCAGCTGTAGCTCTCTTCACCTCCCTCAGTCACTCCAGAGCCAGAGAAGAAGCTCTTCTTTACGGCAACTTCACTTTCCTCCCCTTTAACACCTCCTCCAACTCCAACTCCACTCTTTTCTCTCCTACATCTCCCCCGATCCTCGCCTTCCTGCGCTCGTGGGGTTGTGTCCACTTCCTCATCCTGCTAAACGTCGGGCCTGAGCGTCATGCCTTGGAACCTACATGGGCCCCCAGCCTGCCTCAGGCTGGAGTGTTTGTGGCCAGCACAGGAATGGACCGGCTCGGGTCGACATCTCTGTACACGCTTGAACTGCAGCCCCATGAAGCCATCGTCATCAAACTGTTTGAGGCGGGAAGCTACTCATAG
- the si:dkey-202g17.3 gene encoding 4F2 cell-surface antigen heavy chain isoform X1, which translates to MSLKHLFKPGSSRKKTGASVLPICILVVHMAQPDKCSTPGPMPLNAGDTGYGSVTAPGLSSSVGDSESAPLLIPEPEVVQQWRPLSKQELEVAAGGPGWRRVRCYLVLMFWLAWLAMLATSIAIVVKSPRPVPTHLKWWQKSLFYQLQPDMFMEAQTEGSGSINALCEQLPYLRSLGVGALILEGLFDKEASPLNVTVTGESLGMLPQIEHLLRESNKAGLKVVLDFCELDLLGPQDVADKPSKPSETVQHAIRFWLEQGVAGFSICDTDAAYSEKTLLMWRSVFKEFSSEEEEERIVVVKQTGDVLPPLNNSSQINVTLVDLVMRSILPTSSHLLSAQEVADAIEKRLQTTGDIWPSWTVGGKASHDLKKLLLVLIMTLPGSPAVRYDEEMDQTQNVSLHFALSNGEQNSDPPESHADKEKMKRSAVALFTSLSHSRAREEALLYGNFTFLPFNTSSNSNSTLFSPTSPPILAFLRSWGCVHFLILLNVGPERHALEPTWAPSLPQAGVFVASTGMDRLGSTSLYTLELQPHEAIVIKLFEAGSYS; encoded by the exons ATGTCATTAAAACACCTGTTTAAACCAGGTAGTAGCAGGAAAAAGACCGGGG CCTCTGTGTTACCAATCTGTATTCTTGTGGTTCATATGGCACAACCCGATAAATGCAGCACG CCAGGCCCGATGCCTCTGAACGCCGGGGACACCGGGTACGGCAGCGTGACAGCACCCGGGCTGTCGAGCAGTGTGGGCGACTCAGAGTCAGCCCCGCTGCTCATCCCCGAGCCGGAGGTGGTGCAGCAGTGGCGGCCTCTGAGCAAGCAGGAGCTGGAGGTCGCGGCGGGGGGCCCGGGGTGGAGAAGAGTGCGGTGCTACCTGGTGCTGATGTTCTGGCTGGCTTGGTTGGCCATGCTCGCCACCTCCATCGCCATCGTAGTGAAGAGCCCCCGGCCGGTGCCAACACACCTGAAGTGGTGGCAAAAGTCGCTTTTCTACCAGCTGCAGCCCGACATGTTCATGGAGGCGCAGACAGAGGGGTCAGGGAGCATAAACG CGCTGTGTGAGCAGCTTCCCTACCTCAGGTCTTTAGGTGTAGGGGCTCTAATCCTGGAGGGCTTGTTTGATAAGGAGGCATCtcctttaaatgtcactgtaaCTGGTGAAAGCTTGGGGATGTTGCCTCAGATCGAGCATCTGCTAAGAGAGAGCAACAAAGCAG GTCTCAAAGTGGTGTTGGACTTCTGTGAACTGGATCTGTTGGGACCTCAAGATGTAGCAGACAAGCCATCAAAACCCTCAGAAACAGTACAG CATGCAATCCGGTTCTGGTTGGAGCAGGGTGTGGCAGGTTTTTCAATCTGTGACACAGATGCAGCATATTCAGAAAAG acTCTGCTAATGTGGAGAAGTGTTTTCAAGGAGTTCAgtagtgaggaggaggaggaaag GATTGTGGTAGTAAAACAGACGGGAGATGTTTTGCCTCCTCTTAACAACTCCAGCCAGATCAACGTTACGTTGGTGGATTTGGTCATGAGGTCAATACTGCCAACTTCATCTCACCTCCTGTCTGCACAGGAAGTGGCTGATGCGATAGAGAAACGTCTGCAAACAACAGGAGATATATGGCCTAGTTGGACA GTTGGAGGTAAAGCATCTCATGACTTGAAGAAATTACTCCTGGTGTTGATAATGACTCTGCCAGGGTCACCTGCAGTCCGATATGATGAAGAGATGGACCAAACACAG AATGTTTCTCTACATTTCGCCTTGTCAAATGGAGAGCAGAACAGCGATCCACCAGAATCTCATGCA GACAAGGAGAAGATGAAGCGTTCAGCTGTAGCTCTCTTCACCTCCCTCAGTCACTCCAGAGCCAGAGAAGAAGCTCTTCTTTACGGCAACTTCACTTTCCTCCCCTTTAACACCTCCTCCAACTCCAACTCCACTCTTTTCTCTCCTACATCTCCCCCGATCCTCGCCTTCCTGCGCTCGTGGGGTTGTGTCCACTTCCTCATCCTGCTAAACGTCGGGCCTGAGCGTCATGCCTTGGAACCTACATGGGCCCCCAGCCTGCCTCAGGCTGGAGTGTTTGTGGCCAGCACAGGAATGGACCGGCTCGGGTCGACATCTCTGTACACGCTTGAACTGCAGCCCCATGAAGCCATCGTCATCAAACTGTTTGAGGCGGGAAGCTACTCATAG